In Chrysoperla carnea chromosome 2, inChrCarn1.1, whole genome shotgun sequence, the following proteins share a genomic window:
- the LOC123291917 gene encoding uncharacterized protein LOC123291917: MNFNRYRWCVASSCTNNSIKTPEKLFIKVPDDIKMRNVWLELAKRETLSTKSRLFLCEDHFNLEQDMKNYMEYKIMGTVKQVKMKANTIPSRFVFHTDEKYSLSPNTSKSTFTNTQSLDFVQGTENSELSEIDVKPRKKLKNTSVPSRNLQDIKADTKSNVNEERCQRNNKQSIKKMVNKLEEQCPTDAAKQQWFIDNSSASITEEEIFNNSSDINIKHEPLHENYEYVSTINYENNILENQLNTEFIIKDELLEESILGI; encoded by the exons atgaattttaatcgCTATCGTTGGTGTGTAGCGTCTAGCTGTACAAATAATAGCATTAAAACTCCAGAAAAGTTGTTCATCAAAGTGCCAGATGATATTAAAATGAGAAATGTTTGGTTGGAACTCGCAAAACGCGAGACATTATCAACTAAAAGTCGATTGTTTTTATGTGAGGATCATTTCAAT tTGGAGCAAGATATGAAGAATTATATGGAATACAAAATAATGGGAACtgtaaaacaagttaaaatgaAAGCAAATACCATCCCATCCAGATTTGTTTTTCATACTGACGAAAAATACAGCTTGTCACCAAATACTAGCAAGTCAACTTTTACGAACACACAAAGTCTGGATTTTGTTCAAGGAACTGAAAACAGCGAGCTATCTGAAATTG ATGTTAAACcacgaaaaaagttaaaaaacacgTCAGTTCCATCGCGTAACTTACAAGATATTAAAGCTGATACAAAGTCAAACGTAAATGAAGAACGATGTCAAAGAAACAATAaacaaagtatcaaaaaaatggtaaataaacTGGAAGAACAATGTCCTACTGATGCTGCAAAACAACAGTGGTTCATTGACAACAGCAGTGCTTCGATAACagaagaagaaatttttaacaacagcagtgatattaatattaaacatgaACCACTTCATGAAAATTACGAATATGTATCCAcaattaattacgaaaataatatacttgaaaatcaattaaatacagAATTCATTATTAAAGATGAATTATTAGAAGAAAGTATTTTAGGAATATAG